A section of the Bombus huntii isolate Logan2020A chromosome 5, iyBomHunt1.1, whole genome shotgun sequence genome encodes:
- the LOC126865565 gene encoding myosin heavy chain, muscle isoform X11, with protein MPKPKPQEGEDPDPTPYLFVSLEQKRIDQTKPYDAKKACWVPDEKEGYVLGEIKATKGDIVSVTLPGGESKDFKKDQLQQVNPPKYEKAEDMSNLTYLNDASVLHNLKQRYYAKLIYTYSGLFCVAINPYKRFPVYTHRCAKLYRGKRRNEVPPHIFAISDGAYVNMLTNSENQSMLITGESGAGKTENTKKVIAYFATVGASTKKADDTSQKKGSLEDQVVQTNPVLEAFGNAKTVRNDNSSRFGKFIRIHFGPTGKLAGADIETYLLEKARVISQQALERSYHIFYQMMSGSVPGLKEMLLLSNNIHDYYFVSQGKTTIPGLDDGEELLITDQAFDVLGFTQEEKNDIYKITAAVMHMGGMKFKQRGREEQAEADGTEEGERVAKLLGCDCADLYKNLLKPRIKVGNEFVTQGRNKDQVAYSVGAMSKAMFDRLFKWLVKKCNETLDTQQKRQHFIGVLDIAGFEIFDFNSFEQLCINFTNEKLQQFFNHHMFVLEQEEYTKEGIQWEFIDFGMDLLACIELIEKPMGILSILEEESMFPKATDKTFEEKLNNNHLGKSPNFLKPKPPKPGQQAAHFAIGHYAGNVPYNITGWLEKNKDPLNDTVVDQFKKSSNKLLVEIFADHPGQSGDAGGGGGAKGGRGKKGGGFSTVSSSYREQLNNLMTTLRATQPHFVRCIIPNEMKQPGVIDSHLVMHQLTCNGVLEGIRICRKGFPNRMVYPDFKLRYKILAPQAVTKLGADPKKAAEAILEASGLDPDQYRLGHTKVFFRAGVLGQMEELRDERLSKIVSWMQAYIRGYLSRKDYKKLQDQRLALVVVQRNLRKYLQIRTWPWWKLWQKVKPLLNVTRIEDELAALEEKARKAQEAFEKEEKLRKELEEQNTKLVSERNALQRQLDGEKGSLSEYMEKSLKLAAQKADIESQLQDLNDRFKEEEDARNNLFQNKKKLEQEVAGLKKDIEDLELNLQKSEQDKATKDHQIRNLNDEIAHQDELINKLNKEKKNQGEVNQKTAEELQAAEDKVNHLNKVKVKLEHTLDELEDSLEREKKSRADVEKAKRKVEGDLKLTQEAVADLERNKKELEQTIQRKDKELSSLTAKLEDEQSLVGKLQKQIKELQARIEELEEEIEAERGSRVKAEKQRSDLARELEELGERLEEAGGATSAQIELNKKREAELSKLRRDLEEANIQHEATLASLRKKHNDAVAEMGEQIDTLNKLKARAEKGRHDIHAELNNSRAATDQVSREKAAQEKIVKQLQHQLNETQGKLEEVNRTLNDFDAAKKKLSIENSDLLRQLEEAESQVSQLSKIKISLTTQLEDTKRLADEESRERATLLGKFRNLEHDLDNIREQVEEEAEGKADLQRQLSKANAEAQLWRTKYESEGVARAEELEEAKRKLQARLAEAEETIESLNQKVIALEKTKQRLSTEVEDLQIEVDRATAIANAAEKKQKAFDKIIGEWKLKVDDLAAELDASQKECRNYSTELFRLRGAYEEGQEQLEAVRRENKNLADEVKDLLDQIGEGGRNIHEIEKARKRLEAEKDELQAALEEAEAALEQEENKVLRSQLELSQVRQEIDRRIQEKEEEFENTRKNHQRALDSMQASLEAEAKGKAEALRMKKKLEADINELEIALDHANKANAEAQKNIKRYQQQLKDVQTALEEEQRARDEARELLGISERRANALQNELEESRTLLEQADRGRRQAEQELADCHEQLNELGAQNASISAAKRKLEAELQTLHSDLDELLNEAKNSEEKAKKAMVDAARLADELRAEQDHAQTQEKLRKALETQIKELQVRLDEAEANALKGGKKAIQKLEQRVRELENELDGEQRRHADAQKNLRKSERRIKELSFQADEDRKNHERMQDLVDKLQQKIKTYKRQIEEAEEIAALNLAKFRKAQQELEEAEERADLAEQAITKFRTKGRGGSAARGLSPAPHRPAFKPQLDGSAFPPRFDLQPDGEL; from the exons AGCAAGGACTTCAAAAAGGACCAGCTGCAGCAAGTAAATCCACCGAAATATGAAAAAGCCGAGGATATGTCGAATTTAACTTACCTCAACGATGCTTCGGTCCTCCACAATTTGAAACAACGTTATTACGCCAAACTCATCTAC ACGTACTCTGGCCTCTTCTGTGTAGCTATCAATCCCTACAAAAGATTTCCCGTATATACTCATAGATGCGCCAAACTTTATCGAGGCAAAAGACGTAACGAAGTGCCACCGCACATTTTTGCCATTTCTGATGGAGCCTATGTCAATATGCTTACCA ACAGTGAAAATCAATCCATGTTGATTACCGGCGAATCTGGTGCCGGAAAAACTGAGAACACGAAGAAAGTAATCGCGTATTTCGCCACTGTCGGTGCCTCGACTAAGAAAGCCGACGACACTTCCCAGAAGAAAGGTTCCCTGGAAGATCAGGTGGTGCAAACCAATCCTGTCTTGGAAGCGTTCGGTAATGCTAAAACCGTCCGTAATGACAACTCCTCGCGTTTC GGTAAATTCATCCGTATTCACTTTGGCCCCACTGGAAAATTGGCTGGTGCCGATATCGAGACCT ATCTATTGGAGAAAGCTCGTGTCATCTCTCAACAGGCTCTTGAACGTTCTTATCACATCTTCTACCAAATGATGTCAGGCTCGGTCCCCGGTTTGAAGG AAATGTTGCTGCTGTCCAACAACATCCATGACTACTACTTTGTCTCACAAGGGAAGACGACTATTCCTGGCCTCGATGATGGCGAGGAACTATTAATCACCGAT CAAGCTTTCGATGTATTGGGCTTCACTcaagaagaaaagaacgaCATTTACAAGATCACCGCTGCTGTCATGCACATGGGTGGTATGAAGTTCAAGCAAAGAGGTCGCGAAGAACAAGCCGAAGCCGACGGAACCGAG GAAGGTGAACGTGTCGCCAAACTGCTTGGTTGCGACTGTGCCGATCTTTACAAGAACTTGTTGAAACCAAGGATCAAGGTCGGTAACGAGTTCGTAACACAAGGTCGTAACAAGGATCAAGTAGCATATTCGGTGGGTGCCATGTCGAAGGCCATGTTCGACAGGCTGTTTAAATGGTTGGTCAAAAAATGTAACGAAACCCTGGACACGCAACAAAAGAGGCAACATTTCATCGGTGTACTGGATATCGCCGGTTTTGAAATCTTCGAC TTCAACAGCTTCGAGCAGCTCTGCATCAACTTCACCAATGAGAAGCTTCAACAGTTCTTCAATCACCACATGTTCGTCCTCGAACAAGAAGAATATACGAAGGAGGGCATTCAGTGGGAATTCATAGACTTTGGCATGGATCTCCTCGCGTGTATTGAATTGATCGAGAAG CCTATGGGTATCCTCTCCATTCTTGAAGAAGAATCTATGTTCCCGAAAGCCACTGACAAGACCTTCGAGGAGAAATTGAACAACAATCACCTTGGCAAGAGTCCTAACTTCTTGAAGCCTAAACCGCCGAAACCAGGCCAGCAAGCAGCTCACTTTGCTATCGGCCATTATGCCGGAAAT GTACCATACAACATCACGGGTTGGCTGGAAAAGAACAAGGACCCGTTGAACGACACTGTTGTGGATCAGTTCAAGAAATCCAGTAATAAACTGCTGGTCGAGATCTTCGCTGACCATCCTGGACAGTCTGGTGATGCCGGTGGCGGCGGCGGTGCGAAAGGTGGACGTGGTAAGAAGGGCGGTGGCTTCTCGACGGTATCATCGTCCTATAGGGAACAATTGAACAACCTGATGACTACTCTGAGAGCTACCCAACCACACTTCGTCCGTTGTATCATCCCCAACGAAATGAAGCAGCCGGGTGTCATAGATTCTCATCTCGTCATGCATCAGTTGACTTGTAACGGTGTACTTGAAGGCATCCGTATTTGTCGTAAAGGATTCCCCAACAGAATGGTCTATCCTGACTTCAAGCTACG GTACAAGATTCTGGCACCACAAGCAGTCACGAAGTTGGGTGCTGACCCGAAGAAGGCTGCAGAGGCGATTTTGGAGGCATCCGGCCTCGACCCCGATCAATATCGTCTTGGACACACCAAG GTGTTCTTCCGTGCCGGAGTCCTGGGTCAGATGGAAGAACTTCGTGACGAGCGACTTAGCAAAATCGTATCTTGGATGCAAGCCTACATCAGAGGTTACTTGTCCAGAAAAGACTACAAGAAACTGCAAGATCAACGTTTGGCATTGGTCGTCGTACAAAGGAACTTGAGGAAATACTTGCAAATTCGTACTTGGCCATGGTGGAAATTGTGGCAGAAAGTTAAGCCCCTTCTCAACGTTACTCGTATCGAGGACGAGCTTGCC GCGCTCGAGGAGAAAGCGAGAAAAGCTCAGGAAGCCTtcgaaaaggaagagaaactGCGCAAGGAACTCGAAGAGCAGAACACGAAACTTGTCTCCGAAAGGAATGCCTTGCAGCGACAACTGGATGGTGAAAAAGGTTCCCTCTCGGAATATATGGAGAAATCTCTGAAATTGGCCGCTCAGAAAGCCGATATCGAGTCACAACTTCAG GATCTGAATGACAGAttcaaagaagaagaagatgcCAGGAACAATCTCTTCCAAAATAAGAAGAAACTCGAACAAGAAGTGGCAGGTCTAAAGAAAGACATTGAGGACCTCGAGCTTAACCTACAGAAATCAGAGCAAGATAAGGCGACGAAGGACCACCAGATCCGTAATTTGAACGACGAGATCGCTCATCAAGACGAACTGATCAATAAATTgaacaaagagaaaaagaatcaAGGTGAAGTTAATCAGAAAACTGCCGAAGAGCTTCAAGCTGCCGAAGATAAAGTCAATCACTTGAACAAAGTCAAAGTCAAACTCGAGCACACTCTTGACGAACTCGAAGATTCCCTCGAACGTGAAAAGAAATCACG AGCCGACGTAGAGAAAGCTAAACGAAAGGTGGAAGGCGACTTGAAACTTACACAGGAAGCTGTTGCTGACCTCGAGAGAAATAAGAAGGAACTCGAACAAACCATTCAACGTAAGGACAAGGAATTATCGTCTTTGACCGCTAAACTTGAAGACGAGCAGTCGTTAGTAGGCAAATTACAGAAACAAATTAAGGAATTACAAGCCCGTATCGAAGAACTGGAAGAAGAG ATCGAAGCTGAGCGTGGTTCTCGCGTGAAAGCTGAGAAACAGCGCAGTGACTTGGCACGAGAACTCGAGGAACTTGGTGAACGTCTCGAGGAAGCTGGCGGTGCCACCTCTGCTCAAATTGAACTCAACAAGAAGAGAGAAGCCGAACTTAGCAAGCTGCGCAGAGACCTCGAGGAAGCCAACATTCAACACGAAGCCACTCTTGCGAGTTTACGCAAAAAGCACAACGATGCCGTTGCCGAAATGGGAGAACAAATTGATACGCTTAACAAACTCAAGGCCAG AGCTGAAAAGGGTCGTCATGATATCCATGCCGAGCTGAACAATTCCCGTGCCGCGACGGATCAGGTTTCAAGGGAAAAG GCTGCCCAAGAAAAGATCGTGAAACAATTGCAACACCAATTAAACGAAACCCAAGGAAAACTGGAGGAAGTGAACCGTACTCTGAATGACTTCGATGCTGCGAAGAAGAAACTGTCGATCGAAAACAGTGATCTGCTACGACAATTAGAGGAAGCCGAATCGCAAGTAAGTCAGCTTTCGAAGATCAAGATTTCGCTGACAACGCAGCTCGAAGACACGAAACGATTGGCTGACGAAGAATCGAGAGAACGCGCTACTCTCCTTGGCAAATTCCGTAACTTGGAACACGATTTGGATAACATTCGTGAACAAGTGGAAGAGGAAGCCGAAGGTAAAGCGGATCTTCAGAGGCAACTTAGCAAGGCAAACGCGGAGGCACAATTATGGCGCACGAAATACGAATCTGAGGGCGTTGCGAGAGCGGAAGAACTCGAGGAAGCTAAGAGGAAGCTGCAGGCACGGTTGGCCGAAGCGGAGGAAACCATCGAATCCCTCAACCAAAAGGTTATCGCTCTCGAGAAGACGAAACAGAGATTGTCGACGGAGGTAGAGGACTTACAGATCGAAGTGGATCGCGCGACCGCGATCGCCAACGCCGCCGAAAAGAAACAGAAGGCCTTCGATAAGATTATCGGCGAATGGAAACTCAAAGTGGACGATCTCGCCGCCGAACTCGATGCCAGTCAGAAGGAATGCCGTAATTACAGCACGGAATTGTTCAGGCTCAGAG GTGCGTACGAAGAAGGTCAGGAACAGTTGGAAGCAGTGCGTCGCGAGAACAAGAATCTAGCCGACGAAGTAAAAGACCTCTTGGATCAAATTGGCGAAGGTGGACGCAATATTCACGAGATCGAAAAAGCCAGGAAGCGCCTGGAGGCTGAAAAGGATGAACTTCAAGCTGCTCTGGAAGAAGCAGAGGCCGCTTTGGAACAAGAAGAGAACAAAGTATTGCGCAGTCAACTTGAACTGAGTCAAGTCAGACAAGAAATCGACCGACGTATCCAGGAGAAGGAAGAGGAATTCGAAAATACCAGAAAGAATCACCAACGTGCTCTCGATTCTATGCAGGCATCGCTCGAAGCTGAAGCTAAG GGCAAGGCCGAGGCTTTGCGCATGAAGAAAAAACTGGAAGCAGATATAAACGAATTGGAGATCGCCCTGGATCATGCGAACAAAGCGAATGCCGAAGCTCAAAAGAACATCAAGAGATACCAACAGCAGCTGAAGGATGTCCAGACCGCGCTCGAGGAAGAACAACGAGCTCGCGACGAAGCGAGAGAACTTCTTGGAATTTCGGAACGCCGGGCGAACGCGCTTCAGAACGAACTCGAAGAAAGCCGTACTCTTCTCGAACAAGCGGACCGCGGACGTCGCCAGGCTGAACAAGAATTGGCCGACTGCCACGAGCAACTCAACGAACTAGGTGCTCAGAACGCTTCCATCTCTGCTGCCAAGAGAAAACTCGAGGCTGAGCTGCAAACCCTTCAC tCTGACTTGGACGAATTGTTGAACGAAGCAAAGAACTCTGAGGAGAAAGCAAAGAAAGCCATGGTTGATGCCGCTAGATTAGCCGACGAACTTCGAGCCGAACAAGATCATGCTCAAACGCAAGAGAAGCTTCGCAAAGCACTCGAAACTCAGATCAAGGAACTCCAGGTGCGTCTCGACGAAGCTGAAGCGAATGCCCTGAAAGGTGGTAAGAAGGCAATTCAAAAACTCGAACAACGTGTTCGTGAATTGGAGAACGAACTCGATGGAGAACAGAGGAGACACGCTGACGCTCAGAAGAATCTTCGCAAGTCCGAACGTCGCATCAAGGAACTCAGCTTCCAG GCTGATGAGGACCGCAAGAACCATGAGCGCATGCAAGACCTTGTCGATAAGCTTCAACAGAAGATCAAGACCTACAAGAGGCAGATCGAGGAAGCTGAAGAAATCGCTGCTTTGAATCTCGCGAAATTCCGCAAAGCGCAACAAGAGCTCGAGGAGGCAGAGGAAAGGGCGGACCTGGCTGAACAGGCAATTACCAAGTTCCGTACTAAAGGACGCGGAGGAAGTGCTGCGCGCGGACTGAGCCCAGCG CCACACCGACCTGCGTTCAAACCCCAATTGGATGGTTCCGCATTCCCGCCACGCTTCGACCTGCAGCCCGATGGTGAACTGTAA